In one window of Burkholderia cenocepacia DNA:
- the rpsT gene encoding 30S ribosomal protein S20 — translation MANSAQARKRARQAAKANSHNSALRSKFRTAIKSVRKAVEAGDQAKAAELFKAAVKTIDTIADKKIVHKNKAARSKSRLAAAVKGLQAAA, via the coding sequence ATGGCTAACTCCGCACAAGCACGCAAGCGCGCCCGCCAGGCCGCGAAGGCAAACTCGCACAACTCGGCGCTGCGCTCGAAATTCCGTACCGCGATCAAGTCGGTTCGCAAGGCTGTTGAAGCCGGCGACCAGGCAAAGGCTGCCGAGCTGTTCAAGGCTGCCGTGAAGACGATCGACACGATCGCCGACAAGAAGATCGTTCACAAGAACAAGGCCGCTCGCAGCAAGAGCCGCCTGGCCGCAGCCGTCAAGGGCCTGCAGGCAGCAGCGTAA
- a CDS encoding DUF3579 domain-containing protein, whose protein sequence is MAETPPTEFFIQGITKDGKKFRPSDWSERLAGVMACFGPGASGPNARLKYSLYVRPTMLGDLKCVILDSRLRDIEPMAFDFVLNFAKDNNLVVTEACELPDYNTKK, encoded by the coding sequence ATGGCTGAAACCCCTCCGACCGAATTTTTCATCCAGGGCATCACGAAAGACGGGAAAAAGTTTCGCCCGAGCGACTGGTCGGAACGTCTGGCCGGTGTGATGGCCTGCTTCGGGCCGGGGGCGAGCGGGCCGAATGCGCGTCTCAAGTATTCTCTGTACGTGCGCCCGACGATGCTCGGCGACCTGAAATGCGTGATCCTCGATTCGCGGTTGCGCGACATCGAGCCGATGGCTTTCGATTTCGTGCTGAATTTCGCGAAGGACAACAACCTCGTCGTGACCGAGGCGTGCGAATTGCCGGACTACAACACGAAGAAGTGA
- the argF gene encoding ornithine carbamoyltransferase, with translation MTAKTIRHYLQFKDFSLEDYEYVLERTGILKRKFKNYETYHPLHDRTLAMIFEKSSTRTRLSFEAGIFQLGGHAVFMSTRDTQLGRGEPVEDSAQVISRMVDIIMIRTFEQDVITRFAQNSRVPVINGLTNEYHPCQVLADIFTYYEHRGPIAGKTVAWVGDANNMLYTWIEAAQILGFKLRLSTPPGYALDMKLVSPDSAPFYEVFDDPNEACKGADLVTTDVWTSMGFEAENEARKQAFADWCVDEEMMGHANPDALFMHCLPAHRGEEVTAGVIDGPQSVVWDEAENRLHVQKALMEFLLLGRLKH, from the coding sequence ATGACCGCCAAAACCATTCGTCACTACCTGCAGTTCAAGGATTTCTCGCTGGAAGACTACGAGTACGTGCTCGAACGCACGGGTATCCTGAAGCGCAAGTTCAAGAACTACGAAACCTATCACCCGCTGCACGACCGCACGCTCGCGATGATCTTCGAGAAGAGCTCGACGCGCACGCGCCTGTCGTTCGAGGCCGGGATCTTCCAGCTCGGCGGCCACGCCGTGTTCATGAGCACGCGCGACACGCAGCTCGGCCGCGGCGAGCCCGTCGAGGATTCCGCGCAGGTCATCTCGCGAATGGTCGACATCATCATGATCCGCACGTTCGAGCAGGACGTGATCACGCGCTTCGCGCAGAATTCCCGCGTGCCGGTGATCAACGGGCTGACGAACGAATACCACCCGTGCCAGGTGCTCGCCGACATCTTCACGTACTACGAGCACCGCGGCCCGATCGCCGGCAAGACCGTCGCGTGGGTCGGCGACGCGAACAACATGCTCTACACGTGGATCGAGGCCGCGCAGATCCTCGGCTTCAAGCTGCGCCTGTCGACGCCGCCCGGCTATGCGCTCGACATGAAGCTCGTGTCGCCCGACAGCGCGCCGTTCTACGAGGTGTTCGACGATCCGAACGAAGCGTGCAAGGGCGCCGATCTCGTGACGACCGACGTGTGGACGAGCATGGGTTTCGAGGCCGAGAACGAGGCGCGCAAGCAGGCATTCGCCGACTGGTGCGTCGACGAGGAAATGATGGGCCATGCGAATCCGGATGCCCTCTTCATGCACTGCCTGCCCGCGCACCGCGGCGAGGAAGTGACGGCCGGCGTGATCGACGGCCCGCAGAGCGTCGTGTGGGACGAAGCGGAAAACCGCCTGCACGTGCAGAAGGCGCTGATGGAGTTCCTGCTGCTCGGCCGCCTCAAGCACTGA
- the murB gene encoding UDP-N-acetylmuramate dehydrogenase, giving the protein MPMPPDDSALSLLPDHPLAAHNTFGIAARARFAARITQAAQFEALHRDPRVANLPQLVLGGGSNIVFTRDFDGLVLLDEIAGRRILREDDDAWYVEAGGGENWHAFVAWTLEHGMPGLENLALIPGTVGAAPIQNIGAYGLEMKAYFDSLVAVELATGRRERFDAARCAFGYRDSFFKREGRGRFAIVAVTFRLPKQWTPRLGYADVTRELDARGITPEAATPRDVFDAVVAIRRAKLPDPLVLGNAGSFFKNPVIGAAQFDALRARAPDVVSYPQPDGQVKLAAGWLIDRCGWKGRALGAAAVHDRQALVLVNRGGATGADVLALARAIQADVRAQFGVELEAEPVCL; this is encoded by the coding sequence ATGCCGATGCCCCCTGACGATTCCGCCCTGTCGCTGCTTCCCGACCATCCGCTCGCCGCGCACAACACGTTCGGCATCGCCGCGCGTGCGCGCTTCGCCGCGCGCATCACGCAGGCGGCGCAGTTCGAGGCGCTGCATCGCGACCCGCGGGTCGCGAACCTGCCGCAACTCGTGCTCGGCGGCGGCAGCAACATCGTGTTCACGCGCGATTTCGACGGCCTCGTGCTGCTCGACGAGATCGCGGGCCGCCGCATCCTGCGCGAGGACGACGACGCGTGGTACGTCGAGGCCGGCGGCGGCGAGAACTGGCACGCGTTCGTCGCGTGGACGCTCGAACACGGGATGCCGGGCCTAGAGAATCTCGCGCTGATCCCGGGCACCGTCGGCGCCGCGCCGATCCAGAACATCGGCGCGTACGGCCTCGAGATGAAAGCGTATTTCGATTCGCTGGTCGCGGTGGAGCTGGCGACGGGGCGCCGCGAGCGCTTCGACGCCGCGCGCTGCGCGTTCGGTTACCGCGACAGTTTCTTCAAGCGGGAAGGGCGCGGCCGCTTCGCGATCGTCGCGGTGACGTTCCGGCTGCCGAAGCAATGGACGCCGCGGCTCGGCTATGCGGACGTCACGCGCGAGCTCGACGCGCGCGGCATCACGCCCGAGGCGGCAACGCCGCGCGATGTATTCGATGCGGTCGTCGCGATCCGCCGCGCGAAGCTGCCCGATCCGCTGGTGCTCGGCAATGCGGGCAGTTTCTTCAAGAATCCGGTGATCGGCGCCGCGCAATTCGATGCGCTGCGCGCCCGCGCGCCGGATGTCGTGTCGTATCCGCAGCCGGACGGGCAGGTGAAGCTCGCGGCCGGCTGGCTGATCGACCGCTGCGGCTGGAAGGGGCGCGCGCTCGGTGCGGCGGCCGTGCACGACCGCCAGGCGCTCGTGCTCGTCAATCGCGGCGGCGCGACGGGCGCCGACGTGCTGGCGTTGGCGCGGGCGATCCAGGCCGACGTGCGCGCGCAGTTCGGCGTCGAGCTGGAGGCGGAACCGGTCTGCCTGTAA
- a CDS encoding YajQ family cyclic di-GMP-binding protein, with protein MPSFDVVSEANMIEVKNAIEQSNKEISTRFDFKGSDARVEQKERELTLFADDDFKLGQVKDVLIGKLAKRNVDVRFLDYGKVEKIGGDKVKQVVTVKKGVTGDLAKKIVRLVKDSKIKVQASIQGDAVRISGTKRDDLQSTIAMLRKDVTDTPLDFNNFRD; from the coding sequence ATGCCATCGTTCGACGTCGTTTCCGAAGCGAACATGATCGAAGTGAAGAACGCCATCGAGCAGTCGAACAAGGAAATTTCGACGCGCTTCGACTTCAAGGGCTCCGACGCACGCGTCGAGCAGAAGGAACGCGAGCTGACGCTGTTCGCCGACGACGATTTCAAGCTCGGCCAGGTCAAGGACGTGCTGATCGGCAAGCTGGCCAAGCGCAACGTCGACGTGCGCTTTCTCGACTACGGCAAGGTCGAGAAGATCGGCGGCGACAAGGTCAAGCAGGTCGTCACCGTGAAGAAGGGCGTGACGGGCGACCTCGCGAAGAAGATCGTGCGCCTCGTGAAGGACAGCAAGATCAAGGTGCAGGCGAGCATCCAGGGCGACGCGGTGCGCATCTCGGGCACGAAGCGCGACGACCTGCAGAGCACGATCGCGATGCTGCGCAAGGACGTGACCGACACGCCGCTCGACTTCAACAACTTCCGCGACTGA
- the plsY gene encoding glycerol-3-phosphate 1-O-acyltransferase PlsY, with protein sequence MQILLAALVAYLIGSVSFAVVVSSVMGLADPRSYGSKNPGATNVLRSGNKKAAILTLVGDAFKGWIAVWLARHFGLPDVAIAWVAIAVFLGHLYPVFFRFQGGKGVATAAGVLLAVHPVLGLATALTWLIVAFFFRYSSLAALVAAAFAPVFDVFLFGMPGHNPIAWAVLAMSVLLVWRHRGNISKLLAGQESRIGDKKKAAADGGAQDGGKA encoded by the coding sequence ATGCAGATCCTGCTCGCCGCCCTCGTTGCCTACCTGATCGGTTCGGTGTCGTTCGCCGTCGTCGTCAGTTCCGTGATGGGGCTGGCCGACCCGCGTTCATACGGGTCGAAGAACCCCGGGGCGACCAACGTGCTGCGCAGCGGCAACAAGAAGGCCGCGATCCTGACGCTCGTCGGCGACGCGTTCAAGGGCTGGATCGCCGTCTGGCTCGCCCGGCACTTCGGCCTGCCCGACGTCGCGATCGCGTGGGTCGCGATCGCCGTGTTCCTCGGCCATCTGTACCCGGTGTTCTTCCGCTTCCAGGGCGGCAAGGGCGTCGCGACCGCGGCCGGTGTGCTGCTCGCCGTGCACCCGGTGCTCGGGCTCGCGACCGCGCTGACCTGGCTGATCGTCGCGTTCTTCTTCCGCTATTCGTCGCTCGCGGCGCTGGTGGCGGCCGCGTTTGCGCCGGTGTTCGACGTGTTCCTGTTCGGCATGCCGGGCCACAACCCGATCGCCTGGGCCGTGCTGGCGATGAGCGTGCTGCTCGTGTGGCGTCACCGCGGCAACATTTCGAAGCTGCTCGCGGGGCAGGAGAGCCGGATCGGCGACAAGAAGAAGGCGGCCGCGGACGGCGGCGCGCAGGACGGCGGGAAAGCCTGA
- the ybaK gene encoding Cys-tRNA(Pro) deacylase — MSKSRHVSETPATQLLRRHGVAFGEHPYEYVEHGGTGESARQLGVDEHSVVKTLVMEDEHAKPLIVLMHGDRTVSTKNLARQIGAKRVEPCKPEVANRHSGYLVGGTSPFGTRKTMPVYVESTILALPTIYLNGGRRGYLVSLAPAVLTSLLGAQPVQCASVD, encoded by the coding sequence ATGAGCAAATCCAGACACGTGTCCGAAACCCCTGCGACCCAGCTGCTGCGCCGTCATGGCGTCGCATTCGGCGAGCATCCGTACGAATACGTCGAGCACGGCGGCACCGGCGAATCGGCGCGCCAGCTCGGCGTCGACGAGCACAGCGTCGTGAAGACGCTCGTGATGGAAGACGAGCACGCGAAGCCGCTGATCGTGCTGATGCACGGCGACCGCACCGTATCGACGAAGAATCTCGCGCGGCAGATCGGCGCGAAGCGTGTCGAGCCGTGCAAGCCCGAGGTCGCGAACCGCCATTCGGGCTATCTCGTCGGCGGCACGTCGCCGTTCGGCACGCGCAAGACGATGCCCGTCTACGTCGAGTCGACGATCCTCGCATTGCCGACGATCTACCTGAACGGCGGCCGGCGCGGCTACCTCGTCAGCCTCGCGCCGGCGGTGCTCACGTCGCTGCTCGGCGCGCAGCCGGTGCAGTGCGCGAGCGTCGACTGA
- a CDS encoding class I adenylate-forming enzyme family protein, which yields MSSPIRSSESLDVDALLAALPRRIADVPAHRAAQSPAQPALIEDARRLSYGDLAQAVDTAAARLASLGVEGGDRVMIVAENCVAQIVLLFAAARLDAWALVSNARLSAAELDAIAAHARPKLIAFTTDVSPDARAHAERLGATPAAALPVDIGAWSYHVDASAPAEPVATDGAAQCAALIYTTGTTGTPKGVMLSHRNLLFIAATSSMLRRVSPDDVVYTVLPVSHVYGLASVCLGSLYAGATLRLAPRFSPEAVRVALADEGVTIFQGVPAMHAKLLEHLHTHGHAWRAPRLRFAYSGGSPLDANLKARVEHVYGVPLHNGYGMTESSPTVTQTPLDAPRTDSSVGVPIPGVDVRIVAPDGSDVPPGEVGEIRVRGPNVMLGYYRNADATRAAVSADGWLSTGDLARQEADGAVTIAGRSKELIIRSGFNVYPVEVEQVLNAHPDVVQAAVIGRAIDGNEEVLAFVELVPGAAADEAALHAWCADRLTAYKRPAHIRVLDALPAASTGKVLKHRLRELV from the coding sequence ATGTCCTCGCCCATCCGTTCATCCGAATCGCTCGATGTCGATGCGCTGCTCGCCGCGCTGCCGCGCCGCATCGCCGACGTGCCCGCGCACCGGGCCGCGCAGTCGCCCGCGCAGCCGGCACTGATCGAGGATGCGCGCCGGCTGTCGTACGGCGACCTGGCGCAGGCCGTCGACACGGCGGCCGCGCGGCTGGCGAGTCTCGGCGTAGAAGGCGGCGACCGCGTGATGATCGTCGCCGAAAACTGCGTCGCGCAGATCGTGCTGCTGTTCGCCGCCGCCCGCCTCGACGCATGGGCGCTCGTGTCGAACGCGCGGCTGTCGGCCGCCGAGCTCGACGCGATCGCCGCGCATGCGCGCCCGAAGCTGATCGCGTTCACGACCGACGTATCGCCCGACGCGCGCGCCCATGCCGAGCGGCTCGGCGCCACGCCGGCCGCGGCGCTGCCGGTCGACATCGGCGCGTGGTCGTATCACGTCGACGCAAGCGCGCCCGCCGAGCCGGTGGCCACCGACGGCGCCGCACAATGCGCGGCATTGATCTACACCACCGGTACGACCGGCACACCGAAAGGCGTGATGCTGTCGCACCGCAACCTGCTGTTCATCGCGGCGACGTCGAGCATGCTACGCCGCGTGTCGCCAGACGACGTCGTCTACACGGTGCTGCCCGTGTCGCACGTGTACGGGCTCGCGTCGGTATGCCTCGGCAGCCTGTATGCGGGCGCGACGCTGCGGCTCGCGCCGCGCTTCTCGCCGGAAGCCGTCCGGGTCGCGCTCGCCGACGAAGGCGTGACGATCTTCCAGGGCGTGCCCGCGATGCACGCGAAGCTGCTCGAACACCTGCACACGCACGGCCACGCGTGGCGCGCGCCGCGGCTGCGCTTCGCGTATTCGGGCGGCTCGCCGCTCGATGCGAACCTGAAGGCCCGCGTCGAGCACGTGTACGGCGTGCCGCTGCACAACGGCTACGGGATGACCGAAAGCAGCCCGACGGTCACGCAAACGCCGCTCGACGCGCCGCGCACGGACAGTTCGGTCGGCGTGCCGATTCCGGGCGTCGACGTACGGATCGTCGCGCCGGACGGCAGCGACGTGCCGCCGGGCGAAGTCGGCGAGATCCGCGTGCGCGGGCCGAACGTGATGCTCGGCTACTACCGCAACGCGGACGCGACGCGCGCGGCCGTGTCGGCCGATGGCTGGCTGAGCACCGGCGATCTCGCGCGGCAGGAAGCGGACGGCGCGGTGACGATCGCGGGCCGCAGCAAGGAGCTGATCATCCGCTCGGGCTTCAACGTGTATCCGGTCGAGGTCGAGCAGGTGCTGAACGCGCATCCGGACGTCGTGCAGGCGGCCGTGATCGGCCGCGCGATCGACGGCAACGAGGAAGTGCTCGCGTTCGTCGAACTGGTGCCGGGCGCGGCGGCGGACGAGGCAGCCTTGCACGCATGGTGCGCGGATCGGCTCACCGCTTACAAACGCCCTGCGCAC